One region of Zingiber officinale cultivar Zhangliang chromosome 7B, Zo_v1.1, whole genome shotgun sequence genomic DNA includes:
- the LOC122005850 gene encoding uncharacterized protein LOC122005850 isoform X5, translated as MSVTPSASSLSVFFFSFGFVLFLSSIPPNSGESLTCLSVYREGGAPAVFHSAKCPRWTLLPDSHRLPPPNCQAAVHQGRRRSQEDRVVCALGMRIPFAGRKGIEELDVGLVAIFDGHNGAEASDMASKLLLEYFILHLYFLLDGIYSSVMKRSTHKLIYEENGLSFEIVRPLQMQKWQYQYTEKSIWISTRIFDRTFHKEILKESLLRTIQDIDATFSKEALQNNFESGSTAAVVLIVNGEILAVNVGDSKILMCTEDSDHHNRRGNLSRLMRRRNEGAILPVAERRLLKLAIKSEPVYYVKELTVDHHADREDERSRIEAAGGHIVEWAGVARVNGQLAVSRAIGDIGFKKYGVVSTPEVTDWQHITMNDTYLIAASDGVFEKLTMQEVCDLLWYEKVKANAHLEYINNMPYSLADLLVNTAFERGAIDNMAAVVIPLKPNSIPRIYVENEFNVEETSGSSSLHLLKELENDASASGVISIEYSNQILSKFNRFLVETEQRKLGCFYLSENLNEHTDYVFESPKVFQNRGDHGSLIDSEVPFHSGGPLKLYNDQKLCWHFGIHDGDRGQCTSPDVFVNFLGLLDSIPYSDIRTESSESFGYKLPNFRYVLKRRFDRGSYGEVWLAFHWNCSLDNDAYNSSHKMFYHFASTIEMEESKCSSNANTNSSNKRCFSDQNDDNLFILKRIMVERGNNAYLSGLREKYFGELFLNASMSLVGTVGESQMTLYPMQSDSFGFCQNNNSCAAAMNDMFNVKPRNYRVSYEEGLNNIARYIESFESESKELWLVFKNEGLSLSKLIYTAEETKLFSTEETDGKMRNVQVLRPSSWWHWLRMTQDGQMGMKNLIRQLLLALKACHDRNITHRDIKPENMIVCFEDVDTGKCSREIPNGDNRNRLKMRIIDFGSAMDDFTMKHLYGSGPTRSEQTFEYTPPEALLNASWFQGPKSVTLKYDMWSVGVVMLELVLGSPHVFEINDRTRALLDQHLEGWSDHTKELAYK; from the exons ATGTCTGTTACTCCCTCGGCTTCCTCTCTCTCcgtcttctttttctcctttggaTTTGTCCTCTTCCTCAGCTCGATTCCGCCCAACTCTGGCGAATCTCTCACATGCCTCTCTGTCTACAGGGAGGGCGGCGCGCCCGCCGTTTTTCATTCGGCCAAGTGCCCGAGGTGGACGCTCCTCCCGGACAGCCATCGCCTCCCGCCGCCCAATTGCCAGGCAGCGGTGCACCAAGGCCGTCGCCGATCTCAGGAGGACCGCGTCGTCTGCGCCCTCGGCATGCGGATCCCTTTCGCCG GTAGAAAAGGAATTGAGGAGCTTGATGTTGGACTAGTAGCTATTTTTGATGGACATAACGGGGCCGAGGCAAGCGATATGGCTTCAAAGCTTTTGTTAGAATACTTTATCCTCCATCTCTATTTCCTTTTGGATGGAATATATTCATCAGTTATGAAGAGATCTACTCATAAATTGATATATGAAGAGAATGGCTTGTCGTTTGAAATTGTTAGGCCTTTGCAAATGCAGAAATGGCAGTACCAATATACAGAGAA ATCCATCTGGATATCAACAAGAATATTTGATCGGACTTTTCATAAGGAGATACTAAAGGAGTCTTTGTTGAGGACAATCCAGGATATTGATGCTACATTTTCCAAG GAAGCTTTGCAGAATAATTTTGAGTCAGGGTCTACTGCCGCTGTTGTGCTTATTGTAAATGGCGAAATTTTGGCTGTTAATGTTGGTGACTCGAAAATACTTATGTGTACAGAAGACTCAGACCATCATAATCGAAGAG GTAACTTGTCGAGGTTAATGAGACGAAGAAATGAAGGTGCTATACTCCCTGTTGCTGAGCGCAGACTATTGAAGTTGGCAATAAAAAGTGAACCAGTATATTATGTTAAAGAGCTTACTGTGGACCATCATGCTGATAGAGAAGATGAAAGAAGCCGAATTGAAGCTGCAGGTGGGCACATTGTTGAGTGGGCTGGTGTGGCTAGGGTGAATGGTCAGTTGGCTGTATCTCGGGCTATAGGTGACATTGGCTTTAAAAA ATATGGCGTGGTCTCTACACCTGAGGTAACAGATTGGCAACACATAACAATGAATGACACTTATCTGATTGCTGCATCTGATGGAGTCTTTGAAAAGCTTACCATGCAAGAAGTTTGTGATCTGTTATGGTATGAGAAAGTAAAAGCTAATGCACACTTGGAATATATCAACAACATGCCATACTCTTTGGCTGATCTTTTAGTTAATACTGCTTTTGAAAGGGGAGCCATCGACAACATGGCTGCTGTAGTCATTCCTCTAAAACCTAATAGTATACCTAGAATTTATGTGGAAAATGAGTTTAATGTAGAAGAAACCTCTGGTTCATCATCGCTGCATTTGCTGAAAGAATTAG AAAATGATGCAAGTGCTTCAGGTGTCATATCTATTGAATATTCAAACCAGATATTATCAAAGTTCAATAGGTTTTTG GTTGAAACAGAACAGAGGAAACTTGGTTGTTTCTATCTGTCAGAAAATCTAAACGAGCACACAGATTATGTTTTTGAATCACCAAAAGTATTTCAAAATCGTGGAGATCATGGCTCATTAATTGACTCAGAAGTACCATTTCATA GTGGAGGGCCCTTGAAACTTTATAATGACCAGAAACTATGCTGGCACTTTGGGATCCATGATGGAGACAGGGGCCAATGCACTAGTCCTGATGTGTTTGTCAATTTTCTAGGTTTGCTTGACTCCATCCCTTACAGTGATATCAGAACTGAATCTTCAGAGTCATTTGGATACAAATTACCTAATTTTAG ATATGTTTTAAAGAGAAGGTTTGATCGTGGATCTTATGGTGAAGTTTGGTTGGCGTTTCACTGGAATTGTTCCTTGGATAATGATGCATACAATAGCAGCCACAAAATGTTCTATCATTTTGCTAGCACTATAGAAATGGAGGAATCTAAGTGTAGTAGCAATGCAAACACTAATTCATCTAATAAACGTTGCTTTTCTGATCAGAATGATGACAATCTGTTCATTCTGAAAAGGATAATG GTGGAGAGAGGAAATAATGCTTATTTGAGTGGACTGCGTGAAAAGTACTTTGGCGAACTGTTTCTAAATGCTTCTATGTCTCTTGTGGGTACTGTTGGAGAATCACAGATGACCTTATATCCTATGCAATCTGATTCCTTTGGTTTTTGTCAAAACAATAATTCATGTGCTGCTGCCATGAATGATATGTTCAATGTGAAACCCAGAAATTACAGAGTTAGCTATGAAGAAGGTTTAAATAATATAGCTAGATATATAGAATCATTTGAGTCAGAATCCAAGGAATTATGGCTTGTTTTTAAGAATGAAGGGTTGTCTCTATCGAAGTTAATATATACAGCAGAAGAAACAAAATTATTCTCAACTGAGGAGACAGATGGAAAAATGAGGAATGTGCAAGTATTGCGTCCCTCTTCGTGGTGGCATTGGTTAAGGATGACACAAGATGGCCAAATGGGAATGAAAAATCTCATACGGCAATTG TTACTGGCTCTGAAGGCGTGTCATGATCGTAATATTACTCATAGAGATATTAAGCCTG AAAACATGATTGTATGCTTCGAAGATGTGGACACTGGAAAATGCTCAAGGGAAATTCCTAATGGAGATAACAGAAATCGTCTAAAAAT GCGAATTATTGATTTTGGCAGTGCTATGGATGATTTCACCATGAAGCATCTATATGGATCTGGGCCAACTAG GTCTGAACAAACCTTTGAGTATACTCCACCAGAGGCTTTACTTAATGCTAGCTGGTTTCAGGGGCCAAAAAGCGTAACACTAAA GTATGATATGTGGAGTGTGGGAGTTGTGATGCTAGAACTAGTTTTAGGATCCCCTCATGTGTTTGAGATAAATGACCGCACCCGTGCTCTGTTGGACCAGCATCTTGAAGGTTGGAGTGACCATACGAAGGAACTTGCTTACAAGTAA